Part of the Xiphophorus couchianus chromosome 19, X_couchianus-1.0, whole genome shotgun sequence genome is shown below.
CTGACTGTGGCCAGAAAAGCCCTGACGTCGGTTTGCAAGTCGCTCTGCTCAGCCAGGCTGTTCAGAGGAATGAAAGGCGGGATGTTGTGGCGGCTGATCCTAACGTTTGGCTTCAGGTTGAGCTCCAGGTTGTAGGTGTCCAAATATACACCCTCGTACTGGGTCGCCAGAGAGAAGCACATGCTTTTCCCTCTGTTTGTTGTGATGGCGTCATACCCACCTGGCGACATCAGCAAATAAAGTCGGCGAATAAATAACAGCAATTAGGTAgcgaaaaaatgaaaaaatttaattcatatgTTATCGTTACCAATGAGGTTGTGAGCATGAAGAAGATCCATCAGCTCAGAGTGTCTGGCCATCAGGTGGAACAACTCTGAGCTCTCCGAGTCTACGTCCATTTCCTCGTCTTCTCCATCTACTCGCTGTTTGTCTACAGGTGCTCTCAGTTTCTGGAGCTTCTGTAAGAGGGGGAGGCAAACATAGACAAAATATGATTTACTCAAAGATGCTGTGGCTTAGCTCTGAGGTCAGGCTTTGAGGGAGTTGAGACTTGTGATTTTTGCTTTGAGTCTCACTGAAAAAGTCTTATAATTTTCCATCtctaaattaaagaaataagatTACTAATGGATGaaggagacaaaaaacaaaataccacGCTTTTGTTTCAGGCCCAAAATCTTTTATCCTGCTGGCCAAGGAAAATTCTGTATATTCAAAATTCTGCAGCTACAAACCAGAATCAAAGAGGCAACAAGAAAATATTACAGCATAATTGTGTGCAATGTCTAAATACGTTTTTGAAGAGTACAACATTGTCTCAGAGCctcagaagaagagaagaagaagaaccttGTGTATCTGCAGCTCTGCCTTCAGCTGATCTCTCTGCGAGGTCAACGCTTCAACTTTAGCCTTTAGCTCCTTCACTCGACTCGGCTGCTGTGGGACCTGACTCCCCCGGCTGCGGGCCTGAACTTCCAGCAGACTCAGGTGGCTCAAAACACCTGGAGGTAAGAAACACTTTCGTAAACCCTGAAATGAATTCAGCGACGGCTAATATGTTAGCATCGCAGAAGCAAAGTTATTTCAAGCTAACAATAAGCTAGctttcaggttctggttctaccTCTCGTCGACGCTCCCTCCATGTTTCTCCACCTTTTTCCTTGTTAATTCGGCTACGTCTAAATTAGCAACTCAAACGAAAAATATCCAGTacttattgttgttatttttaattttcgcGGTTGTTGCGTGCGCACGCTGCCCCGCCCTGACGTCAGAAGCTGCCGGAAGAGAAACGACAACAGTTTTCATCACATGGAGTCGAAGCTCAGACTGGCTGTGTAGGTAAAAGGTGAACTCGGCGTTAAACGTTTTCAgtagaagaaattaaaacaggGAGATCAACTTTCTGCAATATGTGGCCACTGCACTGATGCTCATGCGCAAACAAGTTGCATTTGACACGTTTAGAGCTCCTGAATGTCCCACAAACATGTGTTTACTGAATGTGACCCAGTGCTCCCTTCAACTAAAGGTGAGTCCAACTGCATTATATTTACTTCCTGGACGTTTTTTACAAACACTTTGCTGATTTACTATTACTGTTcagatgtatttgttttaagtgTATGTTTTAATGAGCTTATTGCAGCTGGTTGGTGAGCTTTTTAGATGAGATTTATTAGGCTATCACAGATATTAATAAGCATAAAAGTTGAAACAcgttttgcactttttaatattttaacacccAGACAACCTTATTGTGCACAGGTCAGTTTCCTTGGCAATCAAAAAATAGTAAGTCAGTGGGGTGATAAAAAtagtcaaacttttattttctttttattaaatcatcttaaattaattaaagtaaatttgACAAGGCTCAGTTTtccattatatttttattataccCTGCAAAGAATAATAATGCCTCCGTTAGGAAGCTTTGAGGTATTTTTGAAGAGCATAgcctggttgtttttttttctctaataaaaGTTAGACTTTGTGACAATGTAACAAAATCTGCATCGTACTAGACAACAAAGTCAGTTATGCCATTCAATCAAATACTCTATTAGTTCATAGTGACAGTAAGTTAAACTAATAAGTTGGCAAATAGGTTCTTAGTCAGCTAATGGCATGACTAAATTAATGCTAAAAGTGGTTACAATTTTAGAGGTTTGAAATTTGATCAGAGTGttacaaggatttttttttgtcatattgcaTTTTCAGAAACATGACCGAGTGAGCGCTCTTGGAAGCAAACTATCTTTGAGGTATTTTTCTCCGGTAACCTTGCCAACAAGAATTTAGGCACTTAGGTGAAAGTAAACGACTGTACTTTTTACGATTTGTACCTTGGAAAAATGTCGTCTTTGTACGTATTTTTGTGGTTGGAAGACAGTTAAGCATTGGtgggtgttgtttttttttcttttgttgataAATTGTACAAcagtgtatttttcttttttagcataGCGGTAAGATCAGTGTACTAGCTGCACTTAGTCACGTGTTGTATTTTGAGGGCCGCACAAAGTCtcttaaaaatgagaaattttatgtatgttttttcttttacttaaagCTGTCATTTGGCTCTCTTGTAGGGCATCAGGAGCCATTCTGACTgtcaattttatatttatactagatagttaaaaaacataaagttgcCTTTGACCTTCCTAGTTAATTTAGagttaaacaaaattaaagtttccaGCTTTCTCTGCTTCCAAGCTGGTGAGATAACAGTTTCAAGGAAGTGACATGACCTTGTCTGTGACAGATTGTAATGTTCATATAGTGTTGATAAGCTAACTAAATCACAACAAAACCCATTTTTGTACTACATTTAAAGAAAcgttttaaaactgcagttatgtagttttcttattttttttctggagatTTTTGGACGGACACAAACAAACTAattgtaaaaaacaacagaaaatgtgtcTGTTATTCAGatattgtttgcatttttctgaggAATATCTGAGGTATAAAATCAGTAGATCCATTGCATAGACTTCATATATTATATCCATTCGCTCCAAAAGAGTTGGTGGTTCCTCCCTTTAccattttcttgctttttgtttggcatcattacatttttaattctcatatttcatgtttttttttctctaggcTTTCTGGATTCTTGTGACTGACTGGGTGTGAAGAAAAGCGTTGTTTCTGATTCGCACGAAGGAGCAACACAAAGAGCCACTTGAACTCTCCGGCCCAGGAAGCAAACCAAGATGGACCCGTCCGATCAAAAGCACTTTTTAGCCGTGGACTACGTCGTGTTTGCCCTTCTACTGGCCGCCTCTGTGGGTATCGGGCTGTACTACGCCCTGTCCGGGGGCCGCCAGCGCACCACGCAGGAGTTCTTGATGGCAGACAGGAGCATGCGGTGTCTCCCCGTTTCACTGTCGCTCATCGCCTCCTTCCAATCAGCCGTGGCCATCATCGGCGTCCCGGCCGAGATCTACACTCACGGCACCCAGTACTGGTTCATCGGCTGCGCTTACATTCTGGGGCTTTTGATTCCTGCTCATGTTTTCATTCCATTGTTATACAGGCTGAAGCTCTCCAGCGCTTACCAGGTGTGTTAACCCCCctccccctccaaaaaaaacccacgtCCGTTTATGTCAGCCGTACGTGCGCAATAAGTCAGcgttgttgttcttgttttgcaGTATCTGGAGCTACGGTTCAGCAAAGTAGTGCGGATATGTGGAACGTTGACGTTTATCTTTCAAATGGTGGGTGCATTCTGATACCAGTCAGCCGTCCTGTAAAGTTTTCTTGGTAAAATAACCTGTATAACATCACCTGAGACTTGTATGGGCCAAAACGGAAATCCAGCTGTGACATAGTGAAGGTTTATGGAAATTCTTTTGTGATTATGCAAAATGCAGGAACCATCCTTTGAACTTTAAGAACGTTAAGGGTCAAGTTTTTAACTCTTCTTAGAGCCGATACAGCCACTCTAGGTTGCTCTGAGGTGTAGGTATTTAGTTCAGGATTTCCTGTCATGTGTTGCCCTCTGATAGACCTGCAACCATCCTCCCCAACACACCCgcaaccccccaaaaaatcagaaaaatgtggcatgcatttttattcGCTCCCACTGAGTCAATAAACTGTCTTTACAGGCAATGCAgtcaacattttctgtattttagtccatttttatttgcaaagaacTCAAAGCAGTTTTTACTGGATCTCTAGGCAAAATCTGTCCAATCAGTGCAGGGTAAAAAGCATGTAGGgtgtattgtgtattttattgttttttttcttctttaaaacacTCCAGTTTCTGATTTGTCTCTTAACTTGATTTAAGGTTATCTATAtgggtgtttgtgtgtacaCGCCTGCTTTCGCACTAAATGCAGGTAtgaaaagttttatgtttttaatttgattcattAAATTGGAGTTCGAAACGAATTTCAGGATGTTGCTGTGTTTTAATTTCAGCTACCGGATTTCAGCTTTGGGGAACGGTGCTGGTTACCGGACTAGTGTGCACTTTATACACGACACTGGTGAGTTGACTTGAATGTTGAGAGAACTGACTGATGAGAACTCTCTGTCCGGAGCAATGATGTTAGCATGTGGAGTAGTCGTTCCTTTCAGTTAATAAACCAAATTATGCAACAAACATTTCCCGTGTttgtaaaacagcagaaatgtgtctgtttttgaGATTTAATGCTGTGACCACGTCCGTAAAATAACACCCTTCATTCTTGGAAGACTTTGTGTGGAAATGATTGCAGAATACTAACAAATTACTCTTGTTTAAGGTTTCAAagatctgaaaacatttcagattgaCAGCTAAATGCCTCTTCTGGGGCAGCGAAAG
Proteins encoded:
- the cenpo gene encoding centromere protein O translates to MEGASTRGVLSHLSLLEVQARSRGSQVPQQPSRVKELKAKVEALTSQRDQLKAELQIHKKLQKLRAPVDKQRVDGEDEEMDVDSESSELFHLMARHSELMDLLHAHNLIGGYDAITTNRGKSMCFSLATQYEGVYLDTYNLELNLKPNVRISRHNIPPFIPLNSLAEQSDLQTDVRAFLATVSQHLNAFAGRRQQLKLVKEQHKSVEVMESNLLCSILVLMFTVPKKTPLLCTLEYTDHTRCLPTQVHLNCEDELLPDSPKWKKNCSLLMEVPVHRALTAIKKASDII